A genomic segment from Actinoplanes sichuanensis encodes:
- a CDS encoding DUF167 domain-containing protein: MSSRPAGVSVPVRVRPGAGRTRVGGRYEGPHGPALIVAVGAPAVDGKATEAVRKALAGALGVRPGEVSLRLGATSRDKVFTVTAPPDSWADRLTELRDDA; this comes from the coding sequence TTGAGCTCCCGGCCGGCCGGGGTGTCGGTGCCGGTCCGGGTGCGACCCGGGGCTGGGCGGACCCGGGTGGGCGGGCGATACGAGGGTCCACACGGTCCGGCGCTGATCGTCGCGGTGGGTGCGCCCGCGGTCGACGGCAAGGCGACCGAGGCGGTCCGCAAGGCTCTCGCCGGCGCGCTGGGGGTGCGGCCCGGCGAGGTGTCGCTGCGGCTGGGTGCCACCAGCCGGGACAAGGTGTTCACCGTCACGGCGCCACCGGACTCCTGGGCGGATCGGCTCACCGAGCTTCGGGACGACGCATAG
- a CDS encoding YggT family protein, whose translation MLSIVLQILYILLYLFMMVLLARFVLSAVLQYGRRWQPSRGASAALEAVWSVTDPPLRALRRVIPPLRIGNVSLDLASIVLLVILFVLMNVVLQRLIAAQY comes from the coding sequence GTGCTGTCGATCGTGCTCCAGATCCTCTACATATTGCTGTACCTCTTCATGATGGTGCTGCTGGCCAGGTTCGTGCTGAGCGCCGTGCTCCAGTACGGGCGTCGCTGGCAGCCCAGCCGAGGTGCGTCGGCGGCTCTCGAAGCCGTGTGGAGCGTCACGGATCCACCCCTCAGGGCGTTGAGGCGTGTGATCCCACCGCTGCGCATTGGTAACGTGAGTTTGGACCTGGCTTCCATCGTGCTGCTGGTTATCCTGTTCGTGCTCATGAACGTGGTACTTCAACGATTGATCGCAGCGCAGTACTGA
- the dnaE gene encoding DNA polymerase III subunit alpha produces the protein MSDSFVHLHVHTEYSMLDGAARIKELLAEAKRLGMPAAAITDHGNMHGAYDFYTQAKAAGVTPVIGVEAYVAPESRLDKKRIKWGRPEQKSDDVSGNGAYTHMTMWARNAVGLKNLFRLNSRGSMEGQLGKYPRMDFDIISEHAEGIMGTTGCPSGIVQTRLRLGHFDEALKSAAMYQEALGKEHYFLEIMDHGLSIERRVRDGLLEIGKKLNIPPLVTNDSHYVHEEQSAAHDVLLCVQTGSNVADPNRFRFDGSGYFVKSADQMRAVDSSEAWQEGCRNTLLVAEKVDIEGMFTFKNLMPRFPIPDGFTEEEYFRHMAFEGLRKRFPDGIPETHVKQADYELGVIISMGFPAYFLVVADFIQWAKDNGIAVGPGRGSAAGSLIAYAMGITDLDPIPHGLIFERFLNPERISMPDVDIDFDDRRRAEVIRYVTEKWGEDKVAQIATFGTIKAKAAIKDSARVLGYPFAVGDKITKAMPPDVMGKGITLGGIFNKEDKRYNEAGEVRGLYETDPDVKKVIDTARGIEGLIRQTGVHAAGVIMSAEPIIDHIPLMRRATDGVIITQFDYPTCETLGLLKMDFLGLRNLTILDDANRNVELNHGQKLDLLKLPLDDPKAYELLARGDTLGVFQLDGGPMRSLLRLMKPDNFEDISAVLALYRPGPMGVDSHTNYALRKNKLQEITPIHPELEEPLREILEPTYGLIVYQEQVQRAAQILAGYSLGQADLLRRAMGKKKKEILDKEFVPFRDGCREHGYSDEAIQAVWDVLVPFAGYAFNKAHSAAYGLVSFWTAYLKAHYPAEYMAGLLTSVGDDKDKMAMYLAECRRMGIQVLPPDVNQSAGPFTPVGKDIRFGLGAVRNVGANVVEAIVRCRKEKSEYNDFYDFLSKVDAVVCNKRTIESLIKAGAFDSMGHSRKGLLAVHAEAIDAYADVKRNEAAGQFDLFGAFGDEAGSGGSAAVSMPPIGDSEWDKRDKLAFEREMLGLYVSDHPLAGLEMMLANAADTSIAALNEDGSVPDGQVVTLAGILTGVQRRITKQGRSWASATLEDLAGGVEALFFPNTYELVGQYIAEDAIVVVKGRIDRRDDQARIMAMDMSIPDISHNPDNKPVTLTMPITRCTPPMVDSLKEILVSHPGDTEVHVHLQNGSRTTVMRLGGVRVAATPALRADLKMILGPSAVA, from the coding sequence GTGTCTGACTCGTTTGTGCACCTGCATGTGCACACAGAGTATTCAATGCTCGACGGGGCGGCCCGGATCAAGGAACTTCTCGCGGAGGCGAAACGGCTCGGTATGCCGGCCGCCGCGATCACCGACCACGGCAACATGCACGGCGCGTATGACTTCTACACGCAGGCCAAAGCGGCCGGAGTGACCCCGGTGATCGGCGTCGAGGCGTATGTCGCCCCCGAGTCCCGGCTGGACAAGAAGCGCATCAAGTGGGGCCGTCCGGAGCAGAAATCGGACGATGTCTCCGGTAACGGTGCGTATACCCACATGACCATGTGGGCGCGTAACGCGGTGGGCCTGAAGAACCTGTTCCGGCTCAACTCGCGCGGCTCCATGGAGGGCCAGCTCGGTAAGTACCCGCGGATGGACTTCGACATCATCTCGGAGCACGCCGAGGGCATCATGGGCACCACCGGCTGCCCGTCCGGCATCGTGCAGACCCGGCTGCGGCTGGGGCACTTCGACGAGGCGCTCAAGTCGGCCGCGATGTATCAGGAGGCGCTCGGTAAGGAGCACTACTTCCTGGAGATCATGGACCACGGTCTGTCGATCGAGCGGCGGGTCCGCGACGGCCTGCTGGAGATCGGGAAGAAGCTGAACATCCCGCCGCTGGTCACCAACGACTCGCACTACGTGCACGAGGAGCAGTCCGCGGCCCACGACGTGCTGCTGTGCGTGCAGACCGGTAGCAACGTGGCCGACCCCAACCGGTTCCGGTTCGACGGCTCGGGTTACTTCGTGAAGTCGGCCGACCAGATGCGCGCCGTCGACTCCTCCGAGGCTTGGCAGGAGGGCTGCCGCAACACCCTGCTGGTGGCCGAGAAGGTGGACATCGAGGGGATGTTCACGTTCAAGAACCTGATGCCCCGGTTCCCGATCCCGGACGGCTTCACCGAGGAGGAGTACTTCCGGCACATGGCATTCGAGGGACTGCGCAAGCGGTTCCCGGACGGCATCCCGGAGACGCACGTCAAGCAGGCCGACTACGAGCTGGGCGTCATCATCTCGATGGGCTTCCCGGCGTACTTCCTCGTGGTCGCCGACTTCATCCAGTGGGCCAAGGACAACGGCATCGCGGTCGGCCCGGGCCGTGGCTCGGCGGCGGGCTCGCTGATCGCGTACGCCATGGGCATCACCGACCTCGACCCCATCCCGCACGGCCTGATCTTCGAGCGGTTCCTCAATCCCGAGCGCATCTCGATGCCCGATGTCGACATCGACTTCGACGACCGGCGCCGCGCCGAGGTGATCCGCTACGTCACCGAGAAGTGGGGCGAGGACAAGGTCGCCCAGATCGCCACATTCGGCACGATCAAGGCCAAGGCCGCGATCAAGGACTCGGCGCGCGTGCTGGGTTACCCGTTCGCGGTCGGCGACAAGATCACCAAGGCGATGCCGCCGGATGTCATGGGCAAGGGCATCACCCTCGGCGGCATCTTCAACAAAGAAGACAAGCGGTACAACGAGGCCGGTGAGGTCCGCGGGCTCTACGAGACCGACCCGGACGTCAAGAAGGTCATCGACACCGCCCGCGGCATCGAGGGCCTGATCCGGCAGACCGGCGTGCACGCGGCCGGGGTCATCATGTCCGCCGAGCCGATCATCGACCACATCCCGCTCATGCGCCGGGCCACCGACGGTGTGATCATCACGCAGTTCGACTATCCGACCTGCGAGACCCTCGGCCTGCTGAAGATGGACTTCCTCGGCCTGCGCAACCTGACCATCCTCGACGACGCGAACCGCAACGTCGAGCTCAACCACGGTCAGAAGCTCGACCTGCTGAAACTGCCGCTGGACGACCCGAAGGCGTATGAGCTGCTGGCCCGCGGCGACACCCTGGGCGTGTTCCAGCTCGACGGTGGCCCCATGCGTTCGCTGCTGCGCCTGATGAAACCGGACAACTTCGAGGACATCTCCGCCGTCCTGGCGCTCTACCGGCCCGGCCCGATGGGCGTCGACTCGCACACCAACTACGCGCTCCGGAAGAACAAGCTCCAGGAGATCACCCCGATCCACCCGGAGTTGGAGGAGCCGCTGCGCGAGATCCTCGAGCCCACCTACGGCCTGATCGTCTACCAGGAGCAGGTGCAGCGCGCCGCGCAGATCCTGGCCGGCTACAGCCTCGGCCAGGCCGACCTGCTCCGCCGGGCGATGGGTAAGAAGAAGAAGGAGATCCTCGACAAGGAGTTCGTGCCGTTCCGGGACGGCTGCCGCGAGCACGGCTACTCCGACGAGGCCATCCAGGCGGTGTGGGACGTGCTGGTCCCGTTCGCCGGCTACGCGTTCAACAAGGCGCACTCCGCGGCGTACGGCCTGGTGTCCTTCTGGACCGCCTACCTGAAGGCGCACTACCCGGCCGAGTACATGGCCGGGCTGCTGACCAGTGTCGGCGACGACAAGGACAAGATGGCCATGTACCTGGCCGAGTGCCGGCGCATGGGCATCCAGGTGCTGCCGCCCGACGTGAACCAGTCGGCCGGGCCGTTCACCCCGGTCGGCAAGGACATCCGGTTCGGCCTGGGCGCGGTCCGCAACGTCGGCGCCAACGTGGTCGAGGCGATCGTCCGGTGCCGCAAGGAGAAATCCGAGTACAACGACTTCTACGACTTCCTGTCCAAGGTCGACGCGGTGGTCTGCAACAAGAGGACGATCGAATCGCTGATCAAGGCGGGCGCGTTCGACTCGATGGGGCACAGCCGTAAGGGCCTGCTCGCCGTGCACGCCGAGGCCATCGACGCGTACGCGGACGTCAAGCGCAACGAGGCGGCCGGGCAGTTCGACCTGTTCGGGGCGTTCGGTGACGAAGCCGGTAGCGGTGGGTCGGCCGCGGTCAGCATGCCGCCGATCGGTGACAGCGAGTGGGACAAGCGCGACAAGTTGGCCTTCGAGCGGGAGATGCTCGGCCTCTACGTCTCCGACCACCCACTCGCCGGCCTGGAGATGATGCTCGCCAACGCCGCCGACACCAGCATCGCGGCGCTCAACGAGGACGGCTCGGTCCCGGACGGCCAGGTCGTCACCCTGGCCGGCATCCTCACCGGCGTCCAGCGGCGGATCACCAAGCAGGGCCGCTCGTGGGCGTCGGCCACCCTGGAGGACCTGGCCGGCGGGGTCGAGGCACTGTTCTTCCCGAATACGTACGAGCTGGTCGGGCAGTACATCGCGGAGGACGCGATCGTGGTCGTCAAGGGGCGCATCGACAGGCGCGACGACCAGGCCCGGATCATGGCGATGGACATGTCCATCCCCGACATCTCCCACAACCCGGACAACAAGCCGGTCACCCTGACCATGCCGATCACCAGGTGTACGCCGCCGATGGTCGACTCGCTCAAGGAGATCCTGGTCAGCCACCCAGGCGACACCGAGGTGCACGTCCATCTGCAGAACGGCAGCCGGACCACGGTGATGCGGCTGGGCGGCGTCCGGGTCGCGGCGACACCGGCCCTGCGCGCGGATCTGAAGATGATCCTCGGCCCGTCGGCCGTCGCCTGA
- a CDS encoding TraR/DksA family transcriptional regulator, which produces MAKVTETRSGSNGVAAERVRDEAETEQIRQALVARLGELQAEYDQALSEITELQRERLADSAGDDQADTGTKTFEREQEITLANTLLERITQVERAIDRLGSGNYGWCERCGNQIPVERLAAFPSATLCVSCKQLEERR; this is translated from the coding sequence ATGGCCAAGGTAACCGAGACCCGGTCCGGATCGAACGGCGTGGCCGCGGAGCGGGTTCGTGACGAGGCGGAGACCGAGCAGATCCGTCAGGCGCTGGTCGCGCGGCTCGGCGAGCTGCAGGCCGAGTACGATCAGGCGCTCAGCGAGATCACCGAGCTCCAGCGCGAGCGGCTGGCCGACTCGGCCGGGGACGACCAGGCCGACACGGGCACCAAGACGTTCGAGCGCGAGCAGGAGATCACGCTGGCCAACACTCTGCTCGAGCGGATCACACAGGTCGAACGCGCGATCGATCGGCTCGGGTCGGGCAACTACGGTTGGTGTGAGCGGTGTGGCAACCAGATCCCGGTCGAGCGGCTGGCTGCGTTCCCCTCCGCCACGCTCTGTGTCTCGTGTAAGCAGTTGGAGGAACGACGCTGA
- a CDS encoding RluA family pseudouridine synthase has translation MSGQRSLPVPDGLDGMRLDQAVSRLFGLSRTAAATLVESGDALVDGVPRLKSEKVTAGSWLEVTLPSPVAPPAVVAEPVHGLGIIYSDDDIVVVDKPVGVAAHPSPGWTGPTVIGGLAAMGQNVATSGAAERQGVVHRLDVGTTGLMVVAKSEQAYTVLKRAFKEREVEKRYHAVVQGHLDPLRGTIDAPIDRHPTADWKFAVMSSGKPSVTHYDTIEAFRSASLVDVRLETGRTHQIRVHMSAMRHPCVGDTAYGADPTLAARLKLDRQWLHARELAFAHPRTYEEVRFVSDYPDDLKHALDVLQDAG, from the coding sequence ATGAGCGGGCAGCGTTCCCTGCCGGTGCCGGACGGGCTCGACGGGATGCGGCTCGACCAGGCCGTCTCCCGGCTCTTCGGGCTGTCCCGGACCGCGGCGGCCACCCTCGTCGAGTCGGGTGACGCGCTCGTCGACGGCGTGCCCCGGCTCAAATCGGAGAAGGTGACGGCCGGCTCCTGGTTGGAGGTCACCCTCCCGTCGCCGGTCGCGCCGCCCGCGGTGGTGGCCGAGCCGGTGCACGGCCTCGGCATCATCTACAGCGACGACGACATCGTGGTGGTCGACAAGCCGGTCGGTGTGGCCGCGCACCCCAGTCCCGGCTGGACCGGCCCGACCGTGATCGGCGGGCTGGCCGCCATGGGGCAGAACGTGGCGACCAGCGGCGCCGCCGAGCGGCAGGGCGTGGTGCACCGGCTCGACGTGGGCACCACCGGTCTGATGGTGGTGGCCAAGAGCGAGCAGGCGTACACCGTGCTGAAGCGGGCCTTCAAGGAGCGCGAGGTGGAGAAGCGATACCACGCCGTGGTCCAGGGGCACCTGGATCCGCTGCGGGGCACCATCGACGCGCCGATCGACCGGCACCCGACCGCCGACTGGAAGTTCGCGGTCATGTCGAGTGGCAAGCCGAGCGTCACCCACTACGACACGATCGAGGCGTTCCGGTCGGCGAGCCTGGTCGACGTGCGGCTGGAGACCGGGCGGACGCATCAGATCCGGGTGCACATGTCGGCGATGCGGCACCCGTGTGTGGGTGATACGGCGTACGGCGCCGATCCCACCCTGGCCGCCCGGCTCAAACTGGACCGGCAGTGGCTGCACGCTCGGGAACTGGCATTCGCACACCCCCGAACGTATGAAGAGGTGCGGTTCGTCAGCGATTACCCTGACGACCTGAAACACGCGCTGGACGTCCTCCAGGACGCCGGCTGA
- a CDS encoding chromosomal replication initiator protein DnaA: MAYPNEQPAGPSQPLQGPAPFEGPARTDWRQWVRLEGRPRPWRRSLAVGAGVAVAIAVLGVLLGLLWGWLAPTVPVVKLADSSIVVTDPSPEQYIAADGWFTLLGLGFGLIVTIVSWLVMRRDRGPFLLLGIVGGAFLAGRWVAPLVGEFLGRDAYREWREAAAQGATYLAPPEVQSLGPKLVPAFIAAVVLTLLAGWSNDPDLDQPGAQPGYGPNHLYPPYGPRDADHAPYPPAGDHAPYPPSAGDYSPYAPPTGDQPPQPPARENGAHPSPAGGHAPYPPPAGDYSPYAPPAGEAEPGRSNGGGAGSELPGAPTLDSPGQVLGGAEQQPEPRHPA; this comes from the coding sequence GTGGCGTACCCGAACGAGCAGCCGGCCGGCCCGTCCCAGCCTCTCCAGGGACCGGCACCTTTCGAGGGCCCGGCGCGGACCGACTGGCGGCAGTGGGTCCGGTTGGAGGGCCGTCCCCGGCCGTGGCGTCGCTCGCTCGCGGTCGGCGCGGGCGTGGCGGTGGCCATCGCGGTTCTCGGCGTGCTCCTCGGGCTGCTCTGGGGCTGGCTGGCGCCGACCGTGCCGGTGGTCAAGCTGGCCGACAGCTCGATCGTGGTCACCGACCCGTCGCCCGAGCAGTACATCGCGGCCGACGGTTGGTTCACGCTGCTCGGCCTCGGGTTCGGGCTGATCGTGACGATCGTCTCGTGGCTCGTGATGCGCCGCGACCGGGGGCCGTTCCTGCTGCTCGGCATCGTCGGCGGCGCCTTCCTGGCCGGTCGCTGGGTGGCCCCGCTGGTGGGCGAGTTCCTCGGACGCGACGCCTACCGGGAGTGGCGGGAGGCGGCGGCTCAGGGGGCGACCTATCTGGCGCCGCCGGAGGTGCAGTCGCTCGGGCCGAAACTGGTGCCGGCGTTCATCGCGGCGGTCGTGCTGACGCTGCTGGCCGGCTGGTCCAACGACCCGGATCTCGATCAGCCGGGTGCCCAGCCGGGCTACGGCCCCAACCACCTGTACCCGCCCTACGGGCCGCGCGACGCCGACCACGCGCCCTACCCGCCGGCCGGTGACCACGCGCCCTACCCGCCATCGGCCGGCGACTACTCGCCATATGCGCCGCCGACCGGCGATCAGCCGCCCCAACCGCCGGCCCGCGAGAACGGGGCCCACCCGTCGCCGGCCGGCGGCCACGCGCCTTACCCGCCGCCGGCTGGCGACTACTCGCCATATGCGCCGCCGGCCGGTGAGGCGGAGCCGGGCCGTTCGAACGGCGGTGGAGCGGGTTCGGAGCTGCCCGGGGCGCCGACGCTCGACTCACCGGGGCAGGTCCTCGGCGGGGCCGAGCAGCAGCCGGAGCCGCGGCACCCGGCGTGA
- a CDS encoding MinD/ParA family ATP-binding protein — translation MDGTETGWGRPAEPAPRWRALLDRARHGRTEEPEEAPKQPETPPQQQQQQQQQWGQQLPTRGAASVGRPVNPLDPRQAPQQPGGGFERQAPQQSGGGFDRQPAEPQRPAVPQRPINPLDPRWQGRREPEQHSFFEPSQRSQPQQPAPSPPAPQPGQQQPGQQPPGYGSGYPAPNGYGQQPANGYAPPAPNGYAQPAQAYAPQQAYPPAPAPPQPQMPVQAPQQAPGRSSAPVSPAPAAARIEWRQTRTEDGMDRAVSVMRRKLGQPRVLAFANPKGGVHKTTATVLAAATIGSVRGRGVLAWDDNELRGTLGLRAGSARHARTIKHLLADLMRIEALHGDALLQELDAYLRHASDGSYDVLAGEENPRFAQRLDQGTVRRVMDLLRRTHDVICVDTGNNVESVNWQTVMRSADQLVITTVPREDAAFTADWMLDVLEEGGQGDMVANAVTLISCPSPGHLPLLEDFKRHFATRTRAVAVVPYDPALEVGSSIEYGDLQQETRQAWLRAASVMLEPFAE, via the coding sequence GTGGACGGGACCGAGACCGGCTGGGGCCGGCCTGCGGAACCAGCCCCGCGCTGGCGGGCGCTGCTCGACCGTGCCCGGCACGGCCGCACCGAGGAGCCGGAAGAGGCTCCGAAGCAACCGGAGACGCCCCCGCAGCAGCAACAACAGCAGCAGCAACAGTGGGGCCAGCAGCTGCCGACCCGCGGTGCGGCGTCGGTGGGCCGTCCGGTCAACCCGCTCGACCCGCGGCAGGCACCCCAGCAGCCCGGCGGCGGTTTCGAGCGGCAGGCACCCCAGCAGTCCGGCGGCGGTTTCGATCGCCAGCCGGCCGAGCCGCAGCGCCCGGCCGTCCCGCAGCGGCCGATCAACCCACTCGACCCCCGCTGGCAGGGCCGGCGTGAGCCCGAGCAGCACAGCTTCTTCGAGCCGTCGCAGCGGTCCCAGCCGCAGCAGCCGGCCCCGTCGCCGCCCGCTCCCCAACCGGGCCAGCAGCAGCCGGGCCAGCAGCCGCCCGGCTACGGGTCCGGCTATCCGGCCCCCAACGGCTACGGGCAGCAGCCCGCCAACGGGTACGCCCCGCCGGCCCCCAACGGGTACGCCCAGCCCGCCCAGGCGTATGCGCCGCAGCAGGCCTACCCGCCGGCTCCCGCGCCGCCGCAGCCCCAGATGCCGGTCCAGGCGCCACAGCAGGCGCCCGGCCGGTCCTCCGCGCCGGTCTCCCCGGCCCCGGCGGCCGCCCGGATCGAGTGGCGTCAGACCCGGACCGAGGACGGGATGGACCGCGCCGTCTCGGTGATGCGGCGCAAGCTGGGTCAGCCTCGGGTGCTGGCGTTCGCCAACCCGAAGGGCGGCGTGCACAAGACCACCGCGACCGTGCTGGCCGCGGCCACCATCGGCAGCGTCCGCGGCCGGGGCGTCCTCGCGTGGGACGACAACGAACTGCGCGGCACCCTGGGCCTGCGGGCCGGTAGCGCCCGGCACGCACGCACGATAAAACACCTGCTGGCCGATCTGATGCGGATCGAGGCCCTGCACGGCGACGCCCTGCTCCAGGAGCTGGACGCCTACCTGCGGCACGCCTCCGACGGTTCGTATGACGTGCTCGCCGGTGAGGAGAACCCACGGTTCGCGCAGCGGCTCGACCAGGGCACCGTGCGTCGGGTGATGGACCTGCTCCGCCGGACCCACGACGTGATCTGTGTCGACACCGGCAACAACGTGGAGAGCGTGAACTGGCAGACCGTGATGCGGTCGGCCGACCAGCTGGTGATCACCACGGTGCCCCGGGAGGACGCCGCGTTCACCGCCGACTGGATGCTCGACGTGCTGGAGGAGGGCGGTCAGGGCGACATGGTGGCCAACGCCGTGACGCTCATCTCGTGCCCCTCGCCGGGCCACCTGCCGCTCCTGGAGGACTTCAAACGGCACTTCGCGACCCGGACCAGGGCGGTCGCCGTGGTGCCCTACGACCCGGCCCTGGAGGTCGGTTCCTCCATCGAGTACGGCGATCTCCAGCAGGAGACCCGGCAGGCCTGGCTGCGCGCGGCGTCGGTGATGTTGGAGCCCTTCGCGGAGTAG
- the lspA gene encoding signal peptidase II, translating into MNADEQAAPRFSPRAVAILAATAGIAVAVDQWVKHLSTENLDPGEPVRILGGLIYLSLMRNGGAAFSLGSDYTWIFPVITLVVVAVIGWLASRLRSVPWGISLGLVLGGALGNLGDRLFRAPGPFQGHVVDMISLFAPYAEKFAVFNIADSCLTVGVCLAVLLELTGRQRDGTRLVNEKKTAPAKEETA; encoded by the coding sequence CTGAACGCCGACGAACAGGCCGCCCCACGGTTCAGCCCCCGTGCGGTGGCGATCCTGGCCGCGACCGCGGGCATCGCCGTGGCGGTCGACCAGTGGGTCAAGCACCTGTCCACGGAGAACCTGGATCCCGGCGAGCCGGTCCGCATCCTCGGTGGCCTGATCTATCTGTCGCTGATGCGCAACGGCGGAGCCGCGTTCAGTCTCGGCAGTGACTACACCTGGATCTTCCCGGTGATCACCCTGGTGGTGGTCGCCGTGATCGGGTGGCTGGCGTCCCGGCTCCGGTCGGTGCCCTGGGGCATCTCCCTCGGCCTGGTGCTGGGCGGGGCCCTGGGCAACCTGGGTGACCGGCTGTTCCGTGCGCCCGGACCGTTCCAGGGTCACGTGGTCGACATGATCAGCCTCTTCGCGCCGTACGCGGAGAAGTTCGCGGTCTTCAACATCGCCGACAGCTGTCTCACCGTCGGGGTCTGCCTGGCCGTGCTGCTGGAGCTGACCGGCCGGCAGCGCGACGGCACACGCCTGGTCAACGAGAAGAAGACCGCCCCCGCGAAGGAAGAGACAGCATGA
- a CDS encoding cell division protein SepF, producing MSGGAFRKAGVWLGLVEEDDERGYDDRGYRESSYRSRDRDRDRDRDRYSSDRYSSDDEFADDDEDERSVPRARTERRERERLSTARQDRDLDRDRDREESERLDRASVRSITRPAPAPEQSAPLTYSTRENLALKPQPVAHPQPVHQRPAEEEQRYQITTLHPTTYREARTIGEHFRDGVPVIINLTEMDESDARRLVDFAAGLAFGLRGTIERVTNRVFLLSPANVQVTAEDKAKIAEGGFFAQG from the coding sequence ATGAGCGGAGGCGCGTTTCGCAAGGCGGGCGTCTGGCTCGGCCTCGTCGAGGAGGACGACGAGCGTGGGTACGACGACCGCGGCTACCGGGAGAGTTCCTACCGCTCGCGCGACCGTGACCGGGATCGCGACCGTGACCGCTACTCCAGCGACAGGTACTCGTCGGACGACGAGTTCGCCGACGACGACGAGGACGAGCGTTCCGTCCCCCGGGCCCGTACCGAGCGCCGTGAGCGCGAGCGGCTCTCCACCGCTCGGCAGGACCGTGACCTCGACCGGGATCGTGACCGGGAGGAGAGCGAGCGCCTCGATCGGGCGAGCGTCCGCTCCATCACCCGGCCGGCTCCGGCCCCGGAGCAGTCCGCGCCGCTGACCTACTCCACCCGGGAGAACCTGGCGCTCAAGCCGCAGCCGGTGGCTCACCCACAGCCGGTGCACCAGCGGCCGGCCGAGGAGGAGCAGCGCTACCAGATCACCACGCTGCACCCGACCACGTACCGGGAGGCGCGCACGATCGGCGAGCATTTCCGGGACGGGGTGCCGGTGATCATCAACCTCACCGAGATGGACGAGTCGGATGCCCGGCGCCTGGTGGACTTCGCCGCCGGGCTCGCTTTCGGCCTGCGCGGTACGATCGAGCGCGTCACCAACCGGGTCTTCCTGCTGTCTCCGGCGAATGTCCAGGTCACCGCCGAAGACAAGGCCAAGATCGCAGAGGGCGGCTTCTTCGCTCAGGGCTGA
- a CDS encoding DivIVA domain-containing protein → MPLTPADVHNVAFKKPPIGKRGYDEEEVDAFLDEVERELARLIEENNELRAQVERGGRGGAPAGPGADPRLAAELNDLKGQLDRVQRDKTAAEQAARQMQAELDQVRAQGPGPGAPAGGADGEQQALRVLMMAQRTADDHVADARREADKLLSDARSKAEEVTREARAKADALERDARQRHQEAMGGLDAKRTALQKHIEELKQFEREYRTRLKAYLESQLRDLDGRGQGLEAELTRADSGRAVGGSGGLAAAGLASSYSGGRTNSIESGR, encoded by the coding sequence ATGCCGCTGACCCCGGCCGACGTGCACAACGTCGCCTTCAAGAAGCCCCCGATCGGCAAGCGGGGGTATGACGAGGAGGAGGTCGACGCCTTCCTTGACGAGGTGGAGCGCGAGCTTGCCCGTCTGATCGAGGAGAACAACGAGCTGCGTGCCCAGGTGGAGCGCGGCGGGCGGGGTGGCGCACCGGCTGGCCCGGGTGCGGATCCGCGTCTGGCGGCCGAGCTCAACGACCTGAAGGGCCAGCTCGACCGCGTCCAGCGGGACAAGACGGCGGCCGAGCAGGCGGCCCGGCAGATGCAGGCCGAGCTGGACCAGGTCCGTGCTCAGGGCCCCGGCCCCGGCGCTCCGGCCGGTGGCGCCGACGGCGAGCAGCAGGCCCTGCGGGTGCTCATGATGGCCCAGCGCACCGCCGACGACCACGTCGCCGACGCGCGCCGTGAGGCCGACAAGCTTCTCTCCGACGCCCGCTCCAAGGCGGAGGAGGTCACCCGCGAGGCGCGGGCCAAGGCCGACGCGCTCGAGCGTGACGCCCGCCAGCGCCACCAGGAGGCCATGGGCGGCCTGGACGCGAAGCGGACCGCGCTGCAGAAGCACATCGAGGAGCTGAAGCAGTTCGAGCGGGAGTACCGCACGCGCCTCAAGGCGTATCTGGAGAGCCAGCTGCGTGACCTGGACGGTCGTGGCCAGGGCCTCGAGGCCGAGCTGACGCGGGCCGACTCCGGCCGTGCCGTCGGCGGCTCGGGTGGTCTCGCCGCTGCCGGCCTGGCCAGCTCCTACAGCGGTGGCCGGACCAATTCCATCGAATCGGGTCGCTGA